Proteins co-encoded in one Dasypus novemcinctus isolate mDasNov1 chromosome 6, mDasNov1.1.hap2, whole genome shotgun sequence genomic window:
- the LOC131278861 gene encoding LOW QUALITY PROTEIN: zinc finger protein 91-like (The sequence of the model RefSeq protein was modified relative to this genomic sequence to represent the inferred CDS: inserted 2 bases in 1 codon; deleted 1 base in 1 codon; substituted 2 bases at 2 genomic stop codons) — protein sequence MPAKVFAMQSHELVTLKDVAVDFTQEEWDLLDTTQRKLFREVMLENISNLVSVGYQVCKRDVLSQLEQEEVSREGVVVPQYQNPGRKCAFKTWEMIEMVFSKPTCRKDTSKIMSLGNAGIHLNGQKFYSLSSNSPQHRSHTQKNSFKCISLQEDSSLTSIVNQYALIHLTKKSYFRKPPPAVLSDYSNFKQRKHFHHTSKSYECYQNDKNCIQCSELTQYNVTPIGEKPHECHLCGKAFIHVSNLKRHERTHTGEKPHKCHLCGKAFIRSSSLKQHERTHTGEKPHKCHFCGKAFTQLSNLKKHERTHTGEKPHKCHLCGKAFIQSSSLKDHERTHTGEKLHKCHLCGKAFIRLSHLKQHEITHTGEKPHECHLCGKAFIHLCNLKRHERTHTGEKPHKCHLCGKAFIQSSSLKKHERTHTGEKPHKCHLCGKAFTQLSNLKQHERTHTGEKPHKCHLCGKAFIQSSSLKDHERTHTGEKPHKCHLCGKAFIRLSHLNQHEIAHTREKPHECHLCGKAFIQSSFLKQHERTHTGEKPHKCHLCGKAFIRSSSLKQHERTHTGEKPHICHLCGKAFIQLSNLKQHERTHTGEKSHKCHLCGKAFLQSSSLKDHERTHTGEKLHKCHLCGKAFIRLSHLKQHEITHTGEKPHECHLCGKAFIQLCNLKRHERTHTGEKPHECHLCGKAFLQSSSLKQHERTHTGEKPYKCHLCGKAFTQLSNLKQHERTHTGEKPHKCHLCGKAFIQSSSLKDHERTHTGEKPHKCHLCGKAFIRLSHLKQHEISHTGEKPHECHLCGKAFIQSSYLKQHERTHTGEKPHKCHLCGKAFIQSSYLKQHERTHTGEKPHKCHLCGKAFTQLSNLKRHERTHTGEKPHKCLLCGKAFSQCSSLQQHXRKHTGEKPHECHLCGKAFIQLSTLKXHERTHTGEKPHECHLCGKAFSQHYVLQQHERTHTGEXPHGCSLCGKTYSQYTSLQKHLRIHTEEKPYECYLCGKTFTFSSALRKH from the exons ATGCCTGCTAAGGTTTTCGCAATGCAATCACAT gAGTTAGTGACCTTGAAGGATGTGGCTgtagacttcacccaggaagagtgggaccTGTTAGACACAACCCAGAGAAAGctgttcagagaagtgatgctggagaatatcagtAACCTGGTCTCAGTAG GATATCAAGTCTGCAAAAGAGATGTGCTTTCCCAGTTGGAACAGGAAGAAGTGTCGAGAGAAGGAGTAGTTGTTCCTCAATACCAGAATCCAG GGAGGAAATGTGCctttaaaacatgggaaatgatagaaatggtATTCAGTAAACCTACCTGTAGGAAAGACACTTCAAAAATCATGTCATTG GGAAATGCAGGAATTCATTTAAATGGACAAAAGTTTTACAGTCTCTCATCTAATTCCCCACAGCACAGAtctcacacccagaagaattcctttaaatgtatttctttgcAAGAAGATTCTTCTCTCACATCCATAGTGAATCAATATGCATTGATTCACTTAacaaagaaatcctatttcaggAAACCACCTCCAGCAGTCCTCAGTGACTATTCAAATTTTAAACAACGTAAGCATTTTCACcatacaagtaaatcatatgaatgctaccaaaatgataaaaattgtatccAATGCTCTGAACTCACGCAATACAATGTAACTCCCATTGGAGAGAAAccacatgaatgtcatctttgtgggaaagccttcattcatgTATCTAACCTGAAacgacatgaaagaactcacactggagagaaaccccataaatgtcatctttgtgggaaagccttcattcgaTCATCTTCCctcaaacaacatgaaagaactcacactggagagaaaccccataaatgtcatttttgtgggaaagccttcactcaatTATCTAACCtgaaaaaacatgaaagaactcacactggagagaaaccccataaatgtcatctttgtgggaaagccttcattcaatcATCTTCCCTCAAAGatcatgaaagaactcacactggagagaaactccataaatgtcatctttgtggaaaagccttcattcGACTTTCTCacctaaaacaacatgaaataactcacactggagagaaaccacatgaatgtcatctttgtgggaaagccttcattcatcTATGTAACCTGAAacgacatgaaagaactcacactggagagaaaccccataaatgtcatctttgtgggaaagccttcattcaatcATCTTCCctcaaaaaacatgaaagaactcacactggagagaaaccccataaatgtcatctttgtgggaaagccttcactcaacTATCTAACctgaaacaacatgaaagaactcacactggagagaaaccccataaatgtcatctttgtgggaaagccttcattcaatcATCTTCCCTCAAAGatcatgaaagaactcacactggagagaaaccccataaatgtcatctttgtggaaaagccttcattcGACTTTCTCACCTAAACCAACATGAAATAGCTCACACTAGAGAGAAAccacatgaatgtcatctttgtgggaaagccttcattcaatcATCTTTCctcaaacaacatgaaagaactcacactggagagaaaccccataaatgtcatctttgtgggaaagccttcattcgaTCATCTTCCctcaaacaacatgaaagaactcacactggagagaaaccccatatatgtcatctttgtgggaaagccttcattcaattATCTAACctgaaacaacatgaaagaactcacactggagagaaatcccataaatgtcatctttgtgggaaagccttccttcAATCATCTTCCCTCAAAGatcatgaaagaactcacactggagagaaactccataaatgtcatctttgtggaaaagccttcattcGACTTTCTCacctaaaacaacatgaaataactcacactggagagaaaccacatgaatgtcatctttgtgggaaagccttcattcagcTATGTAACCTGAAacgacatgaaagaactcacactggagagaaaccccatgaatgtcatctttgtgggaaagccttccttcAATCATCTTCCctcaaacaacatgaaagaactcacactggagagaaaccctataaatgtcatctttgtgggaaagccttcactcaacTATCTAACctgaaacaacatgaaagaactcacactggagagaaaccccataaatgtcatctttgtgggaaagccttcattcaatcATCTTCCCTCAAAGatcatgaaagaactcacactggagagaaaccccataaatgtcatctttgtggaaaagccttcattcGACTTTCTCacctaaaacaacatgaaataagtcacactggagagaaaccacatgaatgtcatctttgtgggaaagccttcattcaatcATCTTACctcaaacaacatgaaagaactcacactggagagaaaccccataaatgtcatctttgtgggaaagccttcattcaatcATCTTACctcaaacaacatgaaagaactcacactggagagaaaccccataaatgtcatctttgtgggaaagccttcactcaacTATCTAACCTAAAACGACATGAAAGAAca cacactggagagaaaccccataaatgtctTCTATGTGGAAAAGCTTTTAGTCAATGTAGCTCTCTTCAACAACA GAGAaaacacactggagagaaaccccatgaatgtcatctttgtgggaaagccttcattcaactaTCCACCCTAAAataacatgaaagaactcacactggagagaaaccccatgagtgtcatctatgtgggaaagctttcagtcaacatTACGTTCttcaacaacatgagagaactcacactggagagtaACCTCATGGATGTAGTCTTTGTGGGAAAACATACAGTCAGTATACTAGTCTTCAAAAACATTTGAGAATTCACACTgaagagaaaccctatgaatgctatctatgtgggaaaactttcacttttagctCTGCCCTCAGGAAACATTAA